In a genomic window of Meriones unguiculatus strain TT.TT164.6M chromosome 8, Bangor_MerUng_6.1, whole genome shotgun sequence:
- the LOC110548445 gene encoding apolipoprotein L3-like isoform X2 yields MWTLEDWIQPLLFPWAEGDALSEALGEMIEDAGAEGEEELQNALWHKERFLRDYPVVKLDLEERIRKLRALADKVDKVHRDCTISQVVASSTGAVSGVLTILGLALAPVTAGVSLALSATGIGLGAAAAVTSVSTSIVEKVNMASAEAEASNLVPTNKDTKNGIKEVLDLKAPRLVSVSKNSFKNLQAIKKNVDAIRLAKANPRLVTNAKRLMTTGKISARSTKQVQKAFGGTALAMTKGARIMGAATAGLFLLMDVVSLVKDSKHLHEGAKAESAAELRQQAQDLEGKLQELNRILESLTQ; encoded by the coding sequence GGCAGAGGGAGATGCCTTGAGTGAAGCCCTGGGTGAGATGATTGAGGATGCTGGTGCAGAAGGCGAAGAGGAGCTCCAGAATGCCCTGTGGCACAAGGAAAGGTTCCTGCGTGATTACCCTGTGGTGAAGCTGGACCTGGAGGAGCGCATCAGGAAGCTCCGTGCCCTGGCAGACAAGGTTGACAAGGTTCACAGGGACTGCACCATCTCCCAGGTGGTGGCCAGCTCCACCGGTGCTGTGTCTGGAGTCCTGACAATCCTTGGTCTGGCTCTGGCACCTGTGACAGCGGGAGTCAGCCTGGCACTTTCGGCCACGGGGATAGGGCTGGGGGCGGCGGCAGCTGTGACTAGCGTCTCCACCAGCATCGTGGAAAAGGTAAACATGGCGTCCGCTGAAGCCGAAGCCAGCAACCTGGTGCCAACCAACAAAGACACAAAAAACGGCATTAAAGAAGTTTTGGATCTAAAAGCCCCAAGACTTGTTTCCGTATCCAAGAATTCCTTCAAGAACCTGCAAGCCATCAAGAAGAACGTTGATGCCATTCGGCTGGCCAAAGCCAACCCTCGCCTGGTAACTAATGCCAAGCGGCTCATGACCACAGGCAAGATATCAGCCCGAAGCACTAAACAGGTGCAGAAAGCCTTTGGAGGCACCGCTCTGGCCATGACCAAAGGAGCCCGGATCATGGGTGCAGCCACCGCAGGTCTCTTCCTCCTGATGGATGTGGTCAGCCTTGTGAAAGACTCAAAGCATTTGCATGAGGGCGCAAAGGCAGAGTCTGCTGCAGAGCTGCGGCAGCAGGCTCAGGACCTAGAGGGGAAGTTGCAGGAGCTCAACCGAATCCTTGAAAGCCTGACTCAGTGA